The following proteins are encoded in a genomic region of Lutra lutra chromosome 16, mLutLut1.2, whole genome shotgun sequence:
- the ASB16 gene encoding ankyrin repeat and SOCS box protein 16: MAEETFPFTSSTLRALRLQREWLEWEDRRRAAAQQCRSQRCPPSARARLTRPRRCCRDPAVHNALFSGDLQQVQALFQEEDAANMIVETVSNQLAWSAEQGFWVLTPKTKQTAPLTIAASRGYTDCARHLIRQGAELDARVGGRAALHEACARAQSDCVQLLLTFGAKANMLSEEGMTPLHLCTAPESLQCAKLLLEAGATVNVAAQDSEVTPLHVAAARGLEEHVALYLEHGANVHLRTSQGETALNAACAGAEGPGSGRQHHAAACRLLAAGADPRAAGRKRHTPLHNACANGCGALAELLLRHGACAGVPNAAGHTPMDCALQAVQDAPNWEPEVLFAALLDYGAQPVRPEMLKHCANFPRALEVLLNAYPCVPSCDTWMDAVLPELWQEHEAFYISALSMANQPRRLQHLARLAVRAQLGSRCRQATAHLPLPPVLRDYLLLRIEGRIQ, encoded by the exons ATGGCCGAGGAGACCTTCCCCTTCACCTCGTCCACGCTGCGGGCTCTCCGCCTGCAGCGGGAGTGGCTGGAGTGGGAGGACCGGCGGCGGGCTGCGGCCCAGCAGTGCCGGAGCCAAAGGTGCCCCCCCAGTGCCCGGGCCCGACTCACCAGGCCACGCCGCTGCTGCCGAGACCCAGCCGTGCACAACGCTCTGTTCTCTGGTGACCTACAACAGGTCCAAGCCCTGTTCCAAGAGGAAGACGCTGCCAACATGATTGTGGAGACTGTGAGCAACCAGCTGGCCTGGTCAGCTGAACAGG GGTTCTGGGTGCTGACCCCCAAGACAAAGCAGACAGCGCCCCTCACCATCGCTGCCAGCCGAGGCTACACTGACTGTGCCCGCCACCTGATCCGGCAGGGAGCGGAGCTGGATGCCCGGGTTGGGGGGCGGGCAGCCTTGCATGAGGCCTGCGCCCGAGCCCAGTCTGACTGTGTGCAGCTGCTGCTGACCTTCGGTGCCAAGGCCAACATGTTGTCCGAGGAGGGCATGACCCCCTTGCACCTCTGTACAGCGCCTGAGTCCTTGCA GTGCGCCAAGCTGCTGCTGGAGGCGGGAGCGACTGTGAACGTGGCGGCACAGGACAGTGAGGTGACCCCCCTGCACGTGGCAGCGGCTCGCGGCCTGGAGGAGCACGTGGCTCTCTACCTGGAGCACGGAGCCAACGTGCACCTACGCACCAGCCAGGGCGAGACAGCCCTGAACGCCGCGTGCGCGGGGGCCGAGGGCCCGGGCAGTGGCCGACAGCACCATGCGGCGGCGTGCCGTCTTCTAGCGGCGGGGGCTGATCCCCGCGCTGCTGGCCGCAAGCGCCACACGCCGCTGCACAACGCCTGTGCCAATGGCTGCGGGGCCCTGGCTGAGCTGCTGCTGCGCCATGGCGCCTGCGCTGGAGTGCCCAATGCAGCGGGCCACACACCCATGGACTGCGCCCTGCAGGCCGTCCAGGACGCCCCCAACTGGGAGCCCGAGGTCCTCTTCGCTGCGCTTTTGGACTATGGGGCCCAGCCTGTGCGCCCGGAG ATGCTGAAACACTGTGCCAACTTCCCTCGGGCCCTGGAAGTCCTGCTCAATGCCTACCCCTGTGTCCCCTCCTGTGATACCTGGATGGACGCAGTCCTCCCAGAGCTGTGGCAG GAGCACGAAGCCTTCTACATCTCAGCCCTGAGCATGGCGAACCAGCCGAGGCGGCTGCAGCACCTGGCTCGGCTGGCTGTGCGTGCTCAGCTGGGCAGCCGATGCCGACAGGCCACcgcccacctccccctgccccctgtccTCAGGGACTACCTGCTGCTGCGTATTGAGGGGCGTATCCAGTGA
- the HROB gene encoding homologous recombination OB-fold protein isoform X1, with the protein MACSLQKLFTVEEEFEDEDFLSAVEDAENRLAGSRPMKAGCLRPSSSSPRDSGQAQSPGQLPSGPAAPSEALGPSALGLRLSHSSMPAAIRGPPSVGTASLRPIPTSSSWTGHQRRVALAEVLKVPPRRQTSASHPLLGFESQQPVTGGFEGPEQDEFDKVLASMDLDLGGSSEAPGILATWHQEDSAVAKKARVTELSGSCLKGPVPAPNMTSVLSAHGEPPEPVVHCRTPEPHARSAATNDLPIPVQQPRWEACRGGPLLQAPQPPQAAGRPVQSCPQNRFPGHSFQCPDASIPGKSHFPGPRTPNSMCSTPSRTISGSFPQSPLRPRAPVSSVRCPLSTPKSAHSSPVPQTALQTPIVTNHLVRLVTAAHQTPQQPASPKTRRFPGPAGVLPHQLSGKHLEEIMVSTPQTPTHGALAKFRTEIVTSSQASAEEDFGQGPWLAMKSALGLDERDPTCFLCAYSIVMVLRKAALKQLPRNKVPHMAVMIKSLRRSVMDASVVFKDPTGEMRGTVHRLLLETRQSELKPGSVLLLKQVGVFSPSLRNHYLNVTPNNLVRVYSPESGDGSFLKPSQPFPKNPGSFPGSPHHETAKSGKGFRTAPNAEAGASPKEELPEADDLDGLLSELPEDFFCGTSSWDCPKAAPPP; encoded by the exons ATG gcATGCAGTTTGCAGAAGCTGTTTACTGTAGAAGAGGAGTTTGAAGATGAG GACTTCTTGTCTGCCGTGGAGGATGCAGAGAATCGGCTTGCTGGCTCGCGGCCTATGAAGGCTGGGTGCCTGAGACCCTCCTCTTCCAGCCCACGGGACTCTGGGCAGGCACAGTCTCCTGGGCAGCTGCCATCCGGCCCCGCTGCTCCTTCAGAGGCTTTGGGCCCATCAGCCCTGGGACTCCGCCTTTCTCACTCCAGCATGCCCGCGGCCATCAGGGGTCCACCTTCTGTAGGAACAGCCTCCCTAAGACCTATCCCGACTTCTAGCAGCTGGACTGGCCATCAGAGACGAGTGGCACTGGCGGAAGTGCTCAAAGTGCCACCCAGACGCCAgacctctgcctcccaccccctgctcggGTTTGAGAGCCAGCAGCCGGTAACTGGGGGCTTCGAGGGGCCTGAACAAGATGAATTTGATAAGGTCCTCGCAAGCATGGACCTGGACCTTGGAGGCAGCAGTGAGGCCCCAGGAATCTTGGCCACCTGGCATCAGGAGGACTCAGCGGTGGCTAAAAAGGCCCGGGTCACTGAGCTGAGTGGGTCTTGCCTAAAGGGGCCCGTGCCTGCCCCCAACATGACTAGTGTCCTGTCAGCCCATGGTGAGCCTCCAGAGCCTGTTGTCCACTGCAGGACTCCAGAGCCCCATGCGAGATCGGCTGCCACCAATGACCTTCCCATTCCTGTTCAGCAGCCCCGCTGGGAAGCCTGTCGGGGGGGGCCCCTTCTTCAGGCACCACAGCCTCCCCAAGCAGCTGGCAGGCCTGTTCAGAGCTGCCCTCAAAACCGTTTCCCTGGTCACTCATTCCAGTGTCCAGACGCCTCCATACCTGGCAAATCTCATTTTCCCGGACCACGGACTCCCAACTCCATGTGCTCTACTCCCTCAAGGACTATCTCCGGATCGTTTCCTCAGAGCCCCTTACGACCCAGAGCACCAGTGTCTTCTGTCAGGTGTCCTCTCAGCACCCCAAAGAGTGCCCATTCCTCCCCGGTTCCCCAGACAGCTCTGCAGACGCCCATCGTCACCAACCACCTGGTGCGACTGGTCACTGCTGCCCACCAGACACCCCAGCAGCCCGCCAGCCCCAAAACACGGCGCTTCCCTGGCCCGGCCGGGGTCCTGCCTCACCAG CTCAGCGGAAAGCATCTGGAGGAGATCATGGTTTCCACGCCCCAGACTCCGACTCATGGTGCTCTGGCTAAATTCCGGACAGAG ATTGTTACCAGTTCCCAGGCATCAGCAGAGGAGGACTTTGGGCAAGGGCCGTGGCTGGCCATGAAGTCTGCTCTGGGCCTAGACGAGAGAGACCCCACCTGCTTCCTCTGTGCCTATAGCATTGTCATGGTGCTGCGGAAG GCAGCCCTAAAGCAGCTTCCTAGGAACAAGGTCCCCCACATGGCTGTGATGATCAAGTCCCTGAGGCGGAGCGTGATGGACGCCAGTGTGGTTTTCAAGGACCCCACAG GAGAGATGCGGGGCACAGTGCACAGGCTGCTGCTCGAGACCCGCCAGAGTGAGCTGAAACCTGGCTCGGTGCTGCTGCTAAAGCAG GTTGGAGTGTTCTCTCCTTCGCTCCGGAATCACTACCTCAACGTGACGCCCAACAACCTGGTCCGTGTTTACAGCCCAGAGTCCGGGGATGGGAGCTTCCTCAAGCCGTCTCAGCCCTTCCCTAAG AACCCGGGAAGCTTCCCTGGCAGCCCCCATCATGAGACTGCAAAGTCTGGAAAAGGCTTCAGAACAGCACCGAACGCAGAGGCAGGGGCATCCCCCAAGGAAGAGCTCCCAGAAGCAG ATGACCTGGATGGACTCCTCAGTGAGCTCCCTGAGGACTTCTTCTGTGGGACCAGCAGTTGGGACTGCCCCAAGGCAGCACCCCCGCCATGA
- the HROB gene encoding homologous recombination OB-fold protein isoform X2 → MKAGCLRPSSSSPRDSGQAQSPGQLPSGPAAPSEALGPSALGLRLSHSSMPAAIRGPPSVGTASLRPIPTSSSWTGHQRRVALAEVLKVPPRRQTSASHPLLGFESQQPVTGGFEGPEQDEFDKVLASMDLDLGGSSEAPGILATWHQEDSAVAKKARVTELSGSCLKGPVPAPNMTSVLSAHGEPPEPVVHCRTPEPHARSAATNDLPIPVQQPRWEACRGGPLLQAPQPPQAAGRPVQSCPQNRFPGHSFQCPDASIPGKSHFPGPRTPNSMCSTPSRTISGSFPQSPLRPRAPVSSVRCPLSTPKSAHSSPVPQTALQTPIVTNHLVRLVTAAHQTPQQPASPKTRRFPGPAGVLPHQLSGKHLEEIMVSTPQTPTHGALAKFRTEIVTSSQASAEEDFGQGPWLAMKSALGLDERDPTCFLCAYSIVMVLRKAALKQLPRNKVPHMAVMIKSLRRSVMDASVVFKDPTGEMRGTVHRLLLETRQSELKPGSVLLLKQVGVFSPSLRNHYLNVTPNNLVRVYSPESGDGSFLKPSQPFPKNPGSFPGSPHHETAKSGKGFRTAPNAEAGASPKEELPEADDLDGLLSELPEDFFCGTSSWDCPKAAPPP, encoded by the exons ATGAAGGCTGGGTGCCTGAGACCCTCCTCTTCCAGCCCACGGGACTCTGGGCAGGCACAGTCTCCTGGGCAGCTGCCATCCGGCCCCGCTGCTCCTTCAGAGGCTTTGGGCCCATCAGCCCTGGGACTCCGCCTTTCTCACTCCAGCATGCCCGCGGCCATCAGGGGTCCACCTTCTGTAGGAACAGCCTCCCTAAGACCTATCCCGACTTCTAGCAGCTGGACTGGCCATCAGAGACGAGTGGCACTGGCGGAAGTGCTCAAAGTGCCACCCAGACGCCAgacctctgcctcccaccccctgctcggGTTTGAGAGCCAGCAGCCGGTAACTGGGGGCTTCGAGGGGCCTGAACAAGATGAATTTGATAAGGTCCTCGCAAGCATGGACCTGGACCTTGGAGGCAGCAGTGAGGCCCCAGGAATCTTGGCCACCTGGCATCAGGAGGACTCAGCGGTGGCTAAAAAGGCCCGGGTCACTGAGCTGAGTGGGTCTTGCCTAAAGGGGCCCGTGCCTGCCCCCAACATGACTAGTGTCCTGTCAGCCCATGGTGAGCCTCCAGAGCCTGTTGTCCACTGCAGGACTCCAGAGCCCCATGCGAGATCGGCTGCCACCAATGACCTTCCCATTCCTGTTCAGCAGCCCCGCTGGGAAGCCTGTCGGGGGGGGCCCCTTCTTCAGGCACCACAGCCTCCCCAAGCAGCTGGCAGGCCTGTTCAGAGCTGCCCTCAAAACCGTTTCCCTGGTCACTCATTCCAGTGTCCAGACGCCTCCATACCTGGCAAATCTCATTTTCCCGGACCACGGACTCCCAACTCCATGTGCTCTACTCCCTCAAGGACTATCTCCGGATCGTTTCCTCAGAGCCCCTTACGACCCAGAGCACCAGTGTCTTCTGTCAGGTGTCCTCTCAGCACCCCAAAGAGTGCCCATTCCTCCCCGGTTCCCCAGACAGCTCTGCAGACGCCCATCGTCACCAACCACCTGGTGCGACTGGTCACTGCTGCCCACCAGACACCCCAGCAGCCCGCCAGCCCCAAAACACGGCGCTTCCCTGGCCCGGCCGGGGTCCTGCCTCACCAG CTCAGCGGAAAGCATCTGGAGGAGATCATGGTTTCCACGCCCCAGACTCCGACTCATGGTGCTCTGGCTAAATTCCGGACAGAG ATTGTTACCAGTTCCCAGGCATCAGCAGAGGAGGACTTTGGGCAAGGGCCGTGGCTGGCCATGAAGTCTGCTCTGGGCCTAGACGAGAGAGACCCCACCTGCTTCCTCTGTGCCTATAGCATTGTCATGGTGCTGCGGAAG GCAGCCCTAAAGCAGCTTCCTAGGAACAAGGTCCCCCACATGGCTGTGATGATCAAGTCCCTGAGGCGGAGCGTGATGGACGCCAGTGTGGTTTTCAAGGACCCCACAG GAGAGATGCGGGGCACAGTGCACAGGCTGCTGCTCGAGACCCGCCAGAGTGAGCTGAAACCTGGCTCGGTGCTGCTGCTAAAGCAG GTTGGAGTGTTCTCTCCTTCGCTCCGGAATCACTACCTCAACGTGACGCCCAACAACCTGGTCCGTGTTTACAGCCCAGAGTCCGGGGATGGGAGCTTCCTCAAGCCGTCTCAGCCCTTCCCTAAG AACCCGGGAAGCTTCCCTGGCAGCCCCCATCATGAGACTGCAAAGTCTGGAAAAGGCTTCAGAACAGCACCGAACGCAGAGGCAGGGGCATCCCCCAAGGAAGAGCTCCCAGAAGCAG ATGACCTGGATGGACTCCTCAGTGAGCTCCCTGAGGACTTCTTCTGTGGGACCAGCAGTTGGGACTGCCCCAAGGCAGCACCCCCGCCATGA